A section of the Scleropages formosus chromosome 16, fSclFor1.1, whole genome shotgun sequence genome encodes:
- the mettl14 gene encoding N(6)-adenosine-methyltransferase non-catalytic subunit METTL14, producing MNSRLQEIRERQKLRRQLLAQQLGAENADSIGAVLNSKDEQKEIEETRETCRASFDASVGSAKRKCQAEGDDAEEDIEEQKDEVEQQQPDENAPYEEVYKDSSTFLKGTQSLNPHNDYCQHFVDTGHRPQNFIRDVGLADRFEEYPKLRELIRLKDELIAATNTPPMYLQADLETFDLRELKCKFDVILLEPPLEEYYRESGIIANEKFWTWDDIMKLEIEEVSALRSFVFLWCGSGEGLDLGRMCLRKWGFRRCEDICWIKTNKNNPGKTKTLDPKAVFQRTKEHCLMGIKGTVRRSTDGDFIHANVDIDLIITEEPEIGNIEKPVEIFHIIEHFCLGRRRLHLFGRDSTIRPGWITVGPTLTNSNFNAETYASHFTAPNSHLSGCTEEIERLRPKSPPPKTKSDRGGGAPRGGRGGPSAGRGDRGRERNRPNFRGDRGGFRGRGGPHRGFPPR from the exons ATGAACAGCCGCCTGCAAGAAATTCGAGAAAGGCAGAAACTGAGACGGCAACTTCTGGCCCAGCAG CTGGGAGCTGAAAATGCAGACAGTATCGGTGCTGTACTGAACAGCAAAGATGAACAGAAAGAGATTGAGGAGACTAGGGAGACCTGCAG gGCTTCATTTGATGCATCTGTTGGAAGTGCTAAGCGTAAGTGCCAAGCAGAAGGAGACGATGCAGAAGAAGACATAGAGGAGCAGAAA gATGAAGTAGAGCAGCAGCAACCTGATGAAAATGCACCATATGAAGAAGTTTACAAAGAttccagtacatttttaaag GGAACTCAAAGCTTGAATCCACACAATGACTACTGCCAGCATTTTGTGGACACTGGTCACAGACCACAAAACTTTATCAGGGATGTTG GTCTTGCTGACCGGTTTGAGGAGTACCCCAAACTCAGGGAGCTGATAAGGCTCAAAGATGAACTGATTGCAGCAACAAACACTCCTCCCAT GTATCTACAGGCAGACCTGGAGACTTTTGATTTACGTGAACTGAAGTGCAAATTTGATGTGATTCTACTTGAACCTCCTTTGGAGGAGTACTATCGGGAGTCTGGAATTATTGCAAACGAGAAGTTCTGGACATGGGATGAT ATAATGAAGCTGGAGATTGAGGAGGTATCTGCCTTGAGATCCTTTGTTTTCCTGTGGTGTGGATCTGGAGAGGGCCTCGATCTTGGCAGGATG TGCCTGCGTAAATGGGGCTTCCGAAGATGCGAAGACATTTGCTGGATCAAGACCAACAAGAATAATCccgggaaaacaaaaactctggACCCCAAAGCTGTTTTCCAGAGAACAAAA GAGCATTGCCTGATGGGGATCAAAGGGACGGTGAGGCGCAGCACAGACGGTGACTTCATCCACGCCAATGTGGACATCGACCTGATCATCACCGAGGAGCCCGAGATCGGCAACATTGAGAAGCCAGTGGAGATCTTCCACATCATCGAGCACTTCTGCCTCGGTCGGAGGCGGCTCCATCTGTTTGGGAGGGACAGCACCATTCGGCCAG GCTGGATCACGGTGGGCCCCACGTTGACCAACAGCAACTTCAATGCCGAGACGTATGCCTCCCACTTTACAGCACCCAACTCCCACCTATCGGGCTGCACTGAGGAGATTGAGCGACTGCGGCCCAAGTCACCTCCTCCAAAGACAAAGTCGGACCGTGGTGGCGGGGCTCCCAGGGGAGGCCGGGGGGGACCCTCAGCGGGTCGTGGGGACCGAGGCCGCGAGCGCAACAGACCCAACTTCCGTGGCGACCGGGGTGGTTTCCGGGGCCGTGGTGGGCCCCACCGAGGCTTTCCTCCTCGCTAG